A region of Salvelinus alpinus chromosome 6, SLU_Salpinus.1, whole genome shotgun sequence DNA encodes the following proteins:
- the LOC139578175 gene encoding uncharacterized protein isoform X2, producing the protein MNGPKRTWQQVKIKYKNILQNAVKKNTHRQGTGGGSPKADLTPAEDMALELNKGRPVLEGIPGGKETSIGSSQDATRFIQVSGSTVFLLEPPAQAPDDADPGEGPSAAATAHDGDDDEEETISLDSRRHEDPDAIQWENQPGNISSQAIRKLYGNHLRRQIELADIDIQYKKKKMENLALESEIKKRTISKLDLEIKKLERELQEDDTAQNKN; encoded by the exons atgaacgggccaaaacggacatggcagcaggtcaaaatcaaatacaagaacattctgcagaatg cagtgaaaaagaatacccacagacaaggcacgggtggtgggtcaccaaaggctgaccttaccccagcagaggacatggccttggagctaaataaaggcaggcccgtcttagaggggatccctggggggaaagagacgagcataggttcctcccaagatgccacccgcttcattcaag tgtctggcagcactgtgttcctgttagagccaccagcacaagcaccagacgatgctgatcca ggtgaaggccccagtgcagcagcaacagcacatgatggagacgatgatgaggaggagaccatctctctggattccagaaggcatgag gacccagatgctatacagtgggaaaaccagcctggcaacata agctcacaagctatcagaaagttgtatggcaaccacctccggcgccaaatagaactggcagacatagacattcagtacaagaagaaaaagatggaaaatcttgcactggagtccgaaataaaaaagaggacaattagtaaactggaccttgaaataaaaaaacttgagagggag ctccaagaagatgacacagctcaaaataaaaattag
- the LOC139578185 gene encoding tripartite motif-containing protein 16-like codes for MAENQELFCCAVCLDLLKDPVTTACGHSYCMGCIKESWDQEDLKGVYRCPQCRQTFIPRPVLKRNIVLAEVVENLKKTGLQAAPPPALCYAGPGDVACDFCTGIKKQKALTSCLVCLASYCESHLQPHYESLAFKKHKLVKATGQLHEKICSHHDKLLEVFCRTDEQCICYLCAMNEHQGHDTVSAAAERTEKQRQLGMSQQKVQQRFQEREKELKKLQQAVESLKRSAQAAMDDSDQIFTELIRSIERRRSEVKELIRAQEKAYVSQVEGLLGQLKQEIAELRKRSTELKQLSHTEDHIHFLQSYQSLSSISVSSDLPSIVVRPPQYFGDVSKTVSELREKVEDFLKGEWTKISTTVNIVDVVLPPEPKTREELLQYSCQLTLDPNTAHTRLSLSEWNRKVTYTRQVQPYPDHPDRFTNDLMVLCREGLSGRCYWEVEWSGLCVITAVSYKDISRTGRSNTFGLNDKSWSLHYYGDGFWFRHNSVRTKVPGPQASRVGVYLDHKAGTLSFYSVYDTMTLLHRVQTTFTQPLYPGFSVDCLFSGTAELVKL; via the exons ATGGCAGAGAATCAGGAATTGTTCTGTTGCGCCGTCTGTCTGGATCTACTGAAGGATCCGGTCACTACTGCCTGTGGACACAGTTACTGTATGGGCTGTATAAAAGAAAGCTGGGATCAGGAAGATCTGAAAGGTGTCTACAGGTGTCCCCAGTGCAGACAGACCTTTATACCAAGGCCTGTTCTGAAGAGAAACATTGTGCTGGCTGAAGTGGTGGAGAATCTGAAGAAGACAGGACTCCAGgctgctcctcctcctgctctgtgCTATGCTGGACCTGGAGATGTGGCGTGTGATTTCTGCACTGGGATCAAAAAGCAGAAAGCCCTCACGTCCTGTCTGGTGTGTCTGGCCTCTTACTGTGAGAGTCACCTACAACCTCACTATGAATCTCTTGCTTTCAAGAAGCACAAGCTGGTCAAAGCCACCGGACAACTACATGAGAAGATCTGCTCTCACCATGACAAACTGCTGGAGGTTTTCTGTCGTACTGATGAGCAGTGTATCTGTTATCTGTGTGCAATGAATGAACATCAAGGCCATGATACAGTgtcagctgcagcagagaggactgagaaacag AGGCAGCTGGGGATGAGTCAGCAGAAGGTCCAGCAGAGattccaggagagagagaaggagctgaaGAAGCTCCAACAGGCTGTGGAGTCTCTCAAG CGTTCTGCACAGGCAGCAATGGATGACAGTGATCAGATATTTACTGAGCTGATCCGCTCCATTGAGAGAAGGCGCTCTGAGGTGAAGGAGCTGATCAGAGCCCAAGAGAAGGCTTATGTGAGTCAAGTTGAAGGACTCCTGGGGCAACTGAAGCAGGAGATAGCTGAGCTGAGGAAGAGAAGCACTGAGCTGAagcagctctcacacacagaggatcaCATCCATTTCCTCCAG agttatcagtctctctccagtATCAGTGTATCTTCAGACTTACCTAGCATCGTTGTCCGTCCTCCTCAGTACTTTGGAGATGTTAGTAAGACTGTgtctgaattgagagagaaagtaGAAGACTTCCTTAAAGGAGAATGGACCAAGATCTCCACTACAG tgaATATAGTGGATGTTGTACTGCCTCCAGAGCCCAAGACCAGAGAAGAGTTGTTACAAT attcctgtcagctcacactggacccaaacacagcacacacacgtctctctctgtctgaatgGAATAGAAAGGTGACCTATACACGCCAAGTCCAACCATATCCTGATCATCCAGACAGATTCACAAACGACTTGATggtgctgtgtagagagggtctgtctggacgctgttactgggaggtggaGTGGAGTGGGCTGTGTGTTATTACAGCAGTCTCATATAAAGACATCAGCAGAACAGGCAGAAGTAATACATTTGGACTCAATGACAAGTCCTGGAGTTTACACTACTATGGTGATGGTTTTTGGTTCAGACACAATAGTGTTAGGACGAAAGTGCCAGGCCCTCAAGCCTCCAGAGTAGGAGTCTACCTGGATCACAAGGCAGgtactctgtccttctacagCGTCTATGACACCATGACCCTCCTCCACAGAGTCCAGACCACATTCACTCAGCCACTCTATCCTGGGTTTTCTGTTGATTGTCTTTTCTCTGGTactgctgagctggttaaactgtag
- the LOC139578175 gene encoding putative nuclease HARBI1 isoform X1, giving the protein MNGPKRTWQQVKIKYKNILQNAVKKNTHRQGTGGGSPKADLTPAEDMALELNKGRPVLEGIPGGKETSIGSSQDATRFIQVSGSTVFLLEPPAQAPDDADPAPVQQQQHMMETMMRRRPSLWIPEGMRYLCRLLGPRIKHRTARSHALSVEQMVCVALRFFASGAFLYSVGDAEQLNKATICRTIRSVCLAIKALADVFISFPGHRRLCDIKEEFYRIAGFPNVIGAVDCTHIRIKAPSGAHEADFVNRKSFHSINVQMVCNADCVISNVVAKWPGSVHDSRIFRASEIYQCLSQGEFSGVLLGDRGYGCQPFLLTPFTDPQEAQQAYNHAHARTRARVEMTFGLLKARFHCLHKLRVSPVRACDITVACAVLHNVACLRKERAPRVPPAMDWDNPAIFPDDDSGRLLRDQYVLNYFS; this is encoded by the exons atgaacgggccaaaacggacatggcagcaggtcaaaatcaaatacaagaacattctgcagaatg cagtgaaaaagaatacccacagacaaggcacgggtggtgggtcaccaaaggctgaccttaccccagcagaggacatggccttggagctaaataaaggcaggcccgtcttagaggggatccctggggggaaagagacgagcataggttcctcccaagatgccacccgcttcattcaag tgtctggcagcactgtgttcctgttagagccaccagcacaagcaccagacgatgctgatcca gccccagtgcagcagcaacagcacatgatggagacgatgatgaggaggagaccatctctctggattccagaaggcatgag gtatctatgcagactactgggtcccaggattaagcaccgcactgcacggagccatgcactgagtgtggagcaaatggtttgtgtggccttgcgcttttttgctagtggagccttcctgtactcagtgggggatgcagaacagctgaacaaggcgacaatttgccgcacaataaggagtgtgtgtctggctatcaaagcattagcagatgtcttcatctccttccctggccacagaagactctgtgacatcaaagaggagttctataggattgcag gtttccccaatgtcattggtgcagtggactgcacacacataaggataaaagccccctcaggtgcccatgaggccgattttgtgaataggaaatcctttcacagcattaatgttcag atggtctgcaatgctgactgtgtgatcagcaatgttgtggcaaaatggcctggctcagtccatgactccagaatctttcgggcctctgaaatctatcagtgcctatcacaag gtgaattctctggtgtgttgctgggagacagggggtatggctgccagccttttctcctgacacctttcacagacccccaggaagcacagcaggcctacaaccatgcccatgccaggaccagggccagagttgaaatgacctttggcctcctgaaggcacgctttcactgccttcacaaattaagggtcagccctgttagggcatgtgatattactgtggcttgtgctgtcctccacaatgtggcctgcctgaggaaggagagggcccccagagtgccaccagccatggactgggacaatccggcaatcttccctgatgacgacagtggtcggctgctgagggaccaatatgtgttgaattattttagttag